One window from the genome of Anaerococcus sp. Marseille-Q7828 encodes:
- the rplM gene encoding 50S ribosomal protein L13 produces the protein MKYQKTYTPSALDIDRKWYVVDAEDMVLGRLASQVAAILRGKHKATFTPNMDTGDYVIVVNAEKIRLTGNKENQKEYKRYSGYTGGLKITKYQDMMAKHPERIVEHAVVGMLPHNKLGRQMAKKLRVVVGPEHNHEAQMPEKLELK, from the coding sequence ATGAAATATCAAAAAACTTACACACCAAGTGCATTAGACATTGATAGAAAATGGTATGTCGTAGATGCAGAAGACATGGTGCTAGGTAGATTAGCTAGCCAAGTTGCAGCAATTTTAAGAGGAAAACACAAAGCTACATTTACTCCAAATATGGATACAGGAGATTACGTAATTGTAGTAAACGCTGAAAAAATCAGACTTACTGGTAACAAAGAAAACCAAAAAGAATACAAAAGATATTCAGGTTACACAGGTGGACTTAAAATCACAAAATACCAAGATATGATGGCTAAACACCCAGAAAGAATCGTTGAACATGCAGTAGTTGGTATGCTACCACACAACAAACTAGGTCGCCAAATGGCTAAAAAACTTAGAGTAGTAGTAGGACCAGAGCATAATCACGAAGCTCAAATGCCTGAAAAATTGGAATTAAAGTAA